In Tessaracoccus flavus, the following are encoded in one genomic region:
- the proC gene encoding pyrroline-5-carboxylate reductase, whose protein sequence is MRIALVGAGAMGEALLAGWLAAGWSTEDVVIVEPSQQRADDITARHGVRAVDLEEASGADVVVLAVKPHQVESVLGSISNRLGPESVVVSIAAGVPIRQLEELLPDGAAVIRVMPNTPALVGQGMAGVVRGTAATDGHLATVQGLMDAVGRSTVIEEKYLDALTSVSGSGPAYLFYVADAMIEAGVHQGLTRAEATELTVQTFVGSAAMLATGRAAATLREQVTSPAGTTAAALRVLDERGVRAAFLAAMEACVTRSREMAN, encoded by the coding sequence ATGAGGATCGCCCTGGTCGGCGCCGGTGCCATGGGGGAGGCGCTGCTGGCGGGATGGCTCGCCGCAGGCTGGTCGACCGAGGACGTCGTGATCGTGGAGCCCTCCCAGCAGCGCGCCGACGACATCACCGCCCGGCACGGCGTGCGAGCCGTCGATCTTGAGGAAGCATCGGGCGCCGACGTCGTGGTGCTTGCCGTGAAGCCGCACCAGGTTGAGTCCGTGCTCGGCTCCATCAGTAACCGGCTGGGACCAGAATCGGTCGTCGTCTCCATCGCCGCAGGGGTGCCGATCCGGCAACTCGAAGAGCTCCTTCCCGACGGTGCCGCGGTGATCCGGGTGATGCCCAACACGCCCGCACTCGTCGGGCAGGGGATGGCGGGGGTCGTGCGGGGCACGGCCGCCACCGATGGCCACCTCGCCACGGTGCAGGGGCTCATGGACGCGGTGGGTCGATCGACCGTCATCGAAGAGAAGTACCTGGATGCGCTGACCAGCGTGTCGGGTTCGGGCCCGGCCTACCTCTTCTACGTGGCCGACGCCATGATCGAGGCCGGCGTCCACCAGGGCCTCACCCGGGCGGAGGCCACCGAGCTCACTGTCCAGACGTTCGTCGGCTCCGCGGCCATGCTCGCCACGGGGCGGGCCGCGGCCACGCTGCGCGAGCAGGTGACGTCGCCGGCGGGCACCACCGCTGCAGCGCTGCGCGTCCTCGACGAGCGGGGGGTCAGAGCGGCCTTCCTCGCCGCCATGGAGGCGTGCGTGACGCGGAGTAGGGAGATGGCCAACTGA
- a CDS encoding 30S ribosomal protein bS22 gives MGSVIKKRRKRMAKKKHRKLLKKTRIQRRRAGK, from the coding sequence GTGGGTTCTGTCATCAAGAAGCGCCGCAAGCGTATGGCGAAGAAGAAGCACCGCAAGCTGTTGAAGAAGACCCGCATCCAGCGTCGCCGCGCAGGCAAGTGA
- a CDS encoding glutaredoxin family protein codes for MEAEATLRRTCEDLGVAWRALDIDSEPDLRAGFTDHVPVTFVDRQLLSYWFLDEDALRAALSQPAPSRRTTSGFPPSTSSPERMQP; via the coding sequence GTGGAGGCCGAGGCGACGCTGAGACGCACCTGTGAGGATCTGGGCGTGGCCTGGCGGGCCCTCGACATCGATTCCGAGCCGGATCTACGCGCCGGATTCACCGATCATGTGCCCGTGACGTTCGTCGATCGCCAGCTGTTGAGTTACTGGTTCCTCGACGAGGACGCGCTACGCGCCGCACTCTCCCAACCCGCCCCCTCCCGACGCACGACGAGTGGGTTCCCACCGTCGACCTCCAGCCCTGAACGGATGCAGCCGTGA
- a CDS encoding uroporphyrinogen-III synthase produces MTEPQDPMSPASPPEFEPTGGSVTFVGSGPGDLGLLTLAGCRALRYADLVIVDENVDIEAVRSLAPAHAEIRLAGGDDEVTDILGAVARGQKVVRLHAGDYFTDADAAGVLPEVLASAGLRANVVPGINRWSAALSFGGVRATAAFAALDTTVDVPDIDEWPSAGTLIIRGCGETATQVAEQAVRRFGADGSLLYLVGTGSTSQVSEVLTWGEVQTSEVAECFFVVGPGIEDSHRQRYAWFEGKPLFDWRVIAPRTKDDLSALTEELAHYGATTELVATMSIEPPRTEQAMEKAVRGLVDGRYLWLVLTSPHAVSAIWERLTEYGLDSRALSGISLAAVGRGTVDALSRLGLSADLTPVVENTTGALANEFPAYDDLIDPLDRVLVPSADVSVEPLLVGLSRLGWEVEEVTAYRTVRAAPPPAEVRDDIKTGMYDAVVFTSATAVRNMIGIAGKPHAATVVAAIGPATAAACEIHGLRVDVVADAPTFESLAEGLARFADRRRADQIEAGLPVTKPSQRKRRKRRKAVDPAE; encoded by the coding sequence GTGACTGAGCCCCAGGACCCGATGTCCCCGGCCTCGCCGCCGGAGTTCGAGCCGACCGGTGGTTCGGTGACCTTCGTTGGATCCGGCCCCGGGGATCTCGGCCTGCTCACGCTGGCCGGCTGCCGCGCGCTGCGCTACGCGGATCTGGTCATCGTCGACGAGAACGTCGACATCGAAGCCGTGCGTTCGCTCGCCCCGGCTCACGCCGAGATCAGGTTGGCCGGCGGCGACGACGAGGTCACCGACATCCTCGGGGCCGTCGCCCGGGGACAGAAGGTGGTCCGCCTCCACGCGGGCGACTATTTCACCGACGCCGACGCAGCCGGGGTCCTGCCCGAGGTGCTGGCCAGCGCGGGGCTACGCGCCAACGTCGTGCCCGGGATCAACCGCTGGAGCGCTGCACTGTCCTTCGGCGGAGTCCGCGCCACGGCCGCGTTCGCGGCTCTCGACACGACCGTCGACGTCCCCGACATCGACGAGTGGCCGTCCGCGGGCACGCTCATCATCCGCGGCTGCGGCGAGACCGCGACCCAGGTGGCCGAGCAGGCGGTGCGCAGGTTCGGCGCCGACGGCAGCCTGCTCTACCTCGTCGGCACCGGCTCCACCAGCCAGGTCAGTGAAGTGCTCACCTGGGGCGAGGTCCAGACATCAGAGGTCGCCGAGTGTTTCTTCGTCGTCGGGCCGGGCATCGAGGACTCCCACCGTCAGCGCTACGCGTGGTTCGAGGGCAAGCCCCTGTTCGACTGGCGAGTCATCGCCCCGCGTACGAAGGACGACCTCAGCGCGCTCACTGAGGAGCTCGCCCACTACGGCGCGACCACCGAACTGGTCGCCACCATGTCGATCGAGCCGCCGCGCACGGAACAGGCGATGGAGAAGGCCGTCCGTGGGCTCGTGGACGGCCGCTACCTCTGGCTGGTGCTCACCTCGCCGCACGCCGTCAGCGCCATCTGGGAGCGACTCACCGAGTACGGCCTCGACTCGCGCGCCCTCTCCGGAATCAGCCTCGCCGCCGTGGGCCGGGGAACGGTCGACGCGCTGAGCAGGCTTGGACTGTCCGCGGACCTCACCCCCGTCGTGGAGAACACCACCGGAGCCCTCGCCAACGAATTTCCTGCCTACGACGACCTGATCGATCCACTCGATCGCGTCCTGGTGCCCAGCGCCGACGTGTCGGTGGAGCCGCTGTTGGTCGGCCTCAGCCGTCTGGGCTGGGAGGTTGAAGAAGTCACTGCCTACCGGACGGTTCGGGCCGCCCCGCCCCCGGCTGAGGTGCGCGACGACATCAAGACCGGCATGTACGACGCCGTGGTCTTCACGTCGGCCACGGCGGTCCGCAACATGATCGGGATCGCCGGCAAGCCGCACGCCGCCACCGTCGTGGCCGCCATCGGTCCGGCCACCGCCGCGGCCTGCGAGATCCATGGGCTGCGCGTGGACGTCGTCGCCGACGCCCCGACGTTCGAGTCGCTCGCAGAGGGCCTCGCTCGGTTCGCCGACCGGCGTCGGGCCGACCAGATCGAGGCGGGCCTGCCAGTCACGAAGCCCTCCCAGCGCAAGCGTCGGAAGCGCCGTAAGGCAGTTGACCCGGCCGAGTAG
- a CDS encoding histidine phosphatase family protein, whose product MNVAEQSIVHVMRHGQVENPGGVLYGRLPGYGLSELGHEMARRMGEFWRDVPLTHLRCSPLQRAQETLAPTAAQHPHLEVVTDPRVIEAENKFEGMVFGKDNRALRDPKMFWHMRNPLQPSWGEPYKEIAARMMAAIRDAAEAAGPGGQALIVSHQLSIWMARRFAEGRSLVHDPRRRECTLCSVTSFTLRDGLVTAVGYQEPVADLLPVKHGRKFKVGT is encoded by the coding sequence ATGAACGTGGCAGAGCAGAGCATTGTGCATGTGATGAGGCACGGCCAGGTGGAGAACCCGGGTGGGGTTCTGTACGGTCGCCTCCCGGGATATGGGCTGTCCGAGCTCGGCCACGAGATGGCCCGTCGGATGGGGGAGTTCTGGCGCGACGTGCCGCTCACCCACCTTCGATGCTCACCGCTTCAGCGGGCGCAGGAGACCCTGGCCCCCACCGCCGCACAGCACCCGCACCTTGAGGTGGTCACCGATCCGCGGGTGATCGAGGCCGAGAACAAGTTTGAGGGCATGGTCTTCGGCAAGGACAACCGCGCGCTGCGCGACCCCAAAATGTTCTGGCACATGCGCAACCCTCTGCAGCCGAGCTGGGGCGAGCCCTACAAGGAGATCGCAGCCCGGATGATGGCGGCCATCCGTGACGCCGCAGAGGCGGCGGGTCCGGGCGGCCAGGCCCTCATCGTCAGCCACCAGCTCTCGATCTGGATGGCGCGCCGCTTCGCCGAAGGCAGGTCGCTGGTGCACGACCCGCGCCGCAGAGAGTGCACGCTGTGCTCCGTGACCAGCTTCACACTGCGCGACGGGCTCGTCACGGCGGTCGGCTACCAGGAGCCCGTCGCGGACCTGTTGCCCGTCAAGCACGGCCGGAAGTTCAAGGTAGGGACGTGA
- a CDS encoding TlpA family protein disulfide reductase: MRRLAAAGLSAVLLLSGCSGPSSSDGVGFEGGDGAVTILESDDRPDAPVLSGDTLDGTAVSTDDFRGSTVVVNVWGSWCAPCRAEAPELVRASEELGPEVVFLGVNTRDLDVGPALAFERSFGLTYPSIFDPKGELLLGFGQLPPKAIPSTVVIDEQGRVAARVLGEVTASTLVGIVEDVVAG; encoded by the coding sequence GTGAGACGCCTCGCAGCAGCCGGGCTCAGCGCGGTGCTGCTTCTGTCCGGCTGCAGTGGGCCGTCCTCAAGCGACGGCGTGGGCTTCGAGGGCGGCGACGGTGCCGTGACGATCCTGGAGAGCGACGACAGACCCGACGCTCCGGTGCTGTCCGGCGACACCCTCGACGGCACCGCAGTGTCCACCGACGATTTCCGCGGCAGCACCGTCGTGGTCAACGTCTGGGGGTCCTGGTGCGCGCCCTGCCGCGCTGAGGCCCCCGAACTCGTGCGTGCGTCCGAGGAGTTGGGCCCCGAGGTGGTCTTCCTCGGTGTCAACACCCGCGACCTCGACGTCGGCCCCGCGCTCGCCTTCGAGCGCAGCTTCGGGCTCACCTACCCGAGCATCTTCGACCCGAAGGGCGAACTGCTGCTCGGATTCGGGCAACTGCCCCCCAAGGCGATTCCCAGCACGGTCGTCATCGACGAGCAGGGCAGGGTGGCTGCCCGTGTGCTCGGCGAGGTGACCGCCTCCACCCTGGTCGGCATCGTCGAGGATGTGGTGGCCGGATGA
- a CDS encoding cytochrome c biogenesis CcdA family protein has product MLVALPVALLAGIVSFASPCVLPLLPGYLSYASGLGSAQIAEGTGSKKLLVGGTLGFVLGFSVIFVLTGAILGGVGAALLTNARAITIALGVVILVLGAGFAGWLPVPSGWRPSTAPRLGVWASPLLGMVFGLGWTPCIGPALSVVLTLALNEGSAVRGGVLAFAYALGLGLPFLAFAVAFTTLAPKLDWLRRHQQTMQRIGGVAMMAVGVAMIVGWWDALVAVLRQWAANFGTIL; this is encoded by the coding sequence ATGCTGGTGGCCCTCCCCGTCGCGCTCCTCGCAGGCATCGTCTCCTTCGCCTCCCCCTGCGTTCTGCCGCTCCTGCCCGGATACCTGTCGTACGCCTCCGGTCTCGGCTCGGCCCAGATCGCGGAGGGTACCGGCTCGAAGAAACTGCTGGTCGGCGGGACATTGGGCTTCGTGCTGGGCTTCTCCGTTATCTTCGTCCTGACGGGGGCGATCCTCGGCGGGGTCGGTGCAGCCCTCCTGACCAATGCCCGAGCGATCACCATCGCTCTCGGCGTCGTGATCCTCGTGCTCGGCGCCGGGTTCGCCGGGTGGTTGCCGGTGCCGTCCGGATGGCGCCCCAGCACCGCTCCGCGCCTCGGCGTGTGGGCGTCGCCCCTGTTGGGGATGGTGTTCGGCCTCGGCTGGACCCCGTGCATCGGGCCGGCCCTGTCGGTAGTGCTGACGCTGGCGCTCAACGAGGGCTCCGCCGTGCGGGGCGGCGTGCTCGCCTTTGCGTACGCGTTGGGCCTCGGGCTTCCCTTCCTCGCATTCGCAGTGGCCTTCACCACGCTGGCGCCCAAGCTCGACTGGCTGCGCCGCCACCAGCAGACCATGCAGCGGATCGGGGGCGTGGCGATGATGGCCGTGGGTGTCGCGATGATCGTCGGCTGGTGGGACGCGCTGGTGGCCGTGCTGAGGCAGTGGGCGGCGAACTTCGGGACCATTCTGTGA
- the resB gene encoding cytochrome c biogenesis protein ResB has product MGGELRDHSVSQPTRALGASELGRWAWGQLTSMRTALLLLFLLALATIPGSMIPQQSASPISVLDFKRANPFWDRIFEPLGFYDIYTSPGFSAVYLLLFISLIGCILPRIAKYFRAVRKPPPALPARVERLPVSESGAVGAAGPALDRAEKWLAARRYRTRRSPDGVSAERGYSREAGNLVFHVSLVFILLGMAWSNLWGYHGSVVVVEGRGFANVITQFDDFTAGGLLDTDSLEPFSVDINTFTAEFETGEVQRGAARRFDADVTLHDAAGSRDELLTVNEPLLTSGGTQVNLIGHGYAPSFTVRDGNGDVAFSGPVVFLPQDGNFASIGVIKVPDARPYRLAFEAYFFPTAVLGEQGPQSVFPDALSPEVYLNAWMGEPGVETGIPESIYTLNTDELTQIEGDGGEVLSARMLPGAGFALPDGLGSISFDGWQRWVKLQVSETPGNAMMLISLAIGVAGLCVSLYVRPRRLFVRIADGTATAGGLDRADAASGLEEQVADLLQVTVGGTADPIGSGHREDSGHNVPGHTDSGHAGGAPGARRKETHDAV; this is encoded by the coding sequence GTGGGCGGCGAACTTCGGGACCATTCTGTGAGCCAACCGACCCGGGCGCTCGGCGCCAGCGAGCTGGGGAGATGGGCCTGGGGTCAGCTGACCAGCATGCGAACCGCCCTGCTGCTGCTGTTCCTGCTGGCGCTGGCCACCATCCCCGGTTCGATGATCCCTCAGCAGAGCGCCTCGCCGATCTCCGTGCTCGACTTCAAGCGCGCCAACCCCTTCTGGGATCGGATCTTCGAGCCGCTCGGGTTCTACGACATCTACACCTCGCCGGGGTTCTCGGCCGTCTACCTGCTGCTGTTCATCTCGCTGATCGGCTGCATCCTGCCCCGCATCGCGAAGTACTTCCGAGCCGTGCGCAAACCCCCGCCTGCCCTGCCGGCGCGAGTCGAGCGGCTCCCGGTCAGCGAGTCCGGCGCGGTCGGCGCCGCAGGCCCCGCCCTGGATCGCGCCGAGAAGTGGTTGGCCGCCCGGCGGTACCGCACCCGACGCTCGCCCGATGGGGTGAGCGCGGAGCGGGGCTACTCCAGGGAGGCTGGAAACCTTGTCTTCCACGTCTCGCTGGTCTTCATCCTCCTGGGCATGGCGTGGTCGAACCTGTGGGGGTATCACGGCTCGGTGGTTGTGGTGGAGGGACGCGGATTCGCCAACGTCATCACCCAGTTCGACGACTTCACCGCCGGCGGCCTGCTCGACACGGATTCGCTCGAGCCGTTCTCCGTCGACATCAACACCTTCACGGCCGAGTTCGAGACCGGGGAGGTGCAGCGCGGCGCAGCACGGCGCTTCGACGCAGACGTCACGCTCCACGATGCCGCCGGCTCCCGCGACGAACTCCTCACCGTCAACGAGCCTCTCCTCACGAGCGGCGGCACCCAGGTGAACCTCATCGGTCACGGCTACGCGCCGAGCTTCACCGTGCGCGACGGCAACGGCGACGTCGCCTTCAGCGGGCCGGTGGTGTTCCTGCCACAGGACGGGAACTTCGCCTCCATCGGAGTCATCAAAGTGCCCGATGCCCGTCCGTACCGGCTGGCTTTCGAGGCCTACTTCTTCCCGACGGCGGTGCTGGGCGAGCAGGGGCCGCAGTCGGTCTTCCCCGACGCGCTGAGCCCGGAGGTCTACCTCAACGCCTGGATGGGCGAACCAGGTGTTGAGACGGGGATCCCGGAGAGCATCTACACGCTGAACACGGACGAGCTGACGCAGATCGAGGGCGACGGCGGCGAGGTGCTGAGCGCACGGATGCTGCCCGGCGCCGGGTTCGCCCTGCCCGACGGGCTCGGCTCGATCAGCTTCGACGGGTGGCAGCGCTGGGTCAAGCTCCAGGTCAGCGAGACGCCCGGCAACGCCATGATGCTCATCTCTCTCGCGATCGGCGTCGCCGGCCTGTGCGTCAGCCTCTACGTGCGGCCTCGCCGCCTCTTCGTCCGGATCGCCGACGGCACGGCCACCGCGGGAGGGCTCGACCGGGCCGACGCCGCGTCGGGCCTCGAGGAGCAGGTGGCGGACCTGCTGCAGGTCACCGTCGGCGGCACCGCGGACCCAATCGGTTCGGGCCATCGGGAGGACTCGGGGCACAATGTCCCCGGACACACCGACTCCGGGCACGCTGGGGGAGCGCCCGGTGCCCGACGCAAGGAGACCCATGACGCTGTCTGA